TCTGACAGACTCAGTTGTATGATTAGAGAGTTGGTCGAGTGACAGTTAAAAAGACTGTGCACGGACAACATAACACTATATCCGTTAAATTTTGGTTTAATCGCCTTGAACAGCAGACTTTGGCTGATTTGAGACGTTcttatttgtcacatttttaagtatttctGATTCATGAAGCGGATACATCAGATACATCAGCGCCTTCAGAAAAATAACTTTCTTAGTCATACTTACGACTTGGAAGTTGGGGTGAACACGCTTACAAGATTGAATCTTGTAATTGTGATAATTCTGATATGACATGAACGCGGcattagacctctgctcagggCGAAGTTGGGTGGAGCTCTGCAGGATTTACATGAGGTCACAAATCAAGAATCATAGGTGTTAACCTCTTACACCTGAACAGGTGCATCAAGAGGACAGTCAGAGAGATGTAAATCAAGCGCAGTCTTAACATTCCTACACGGTCCTGAGAAGGAATCTATTTAGACAAAATaggtgaaaacacctgtgtggtgTGTGTAGGGCCTTTGAAGCACTGATGTAGTTAGTACACACTGTTCATTTATATCGTGGAATAACACAAGTGATTCAGTTTTATTAAAGGGACATTCCAAtgaatttacacattttactcCTGTGAAAATTTTAAGCCTGtgaaaaacagttgtataatgttttctgtggctctggaggaccTTTGTCatgtcttaaaaaatgaccttgatgacatcatcagagttaTTTTTACAGACTTTGGTCTCAGTGTGGACTTAAagactacatttttttttaaatataaagagTGTGTAATAAACTGGCAGTGCAGAGTTTTAAAGATGTGTATTTACCAGTTAGGAAGCATCTAAAGAAATTATGCCattggttgcattatgggaaacgTAGGATGCAGCTATTTGGAGGTAGACCAATAGCAGGACATCTTGACCTCTGCTGCATTGATCTCTCTCTTCAGCTTCATTCAAGTGCAATATTAGAATGATTGAAACTGATTCCACAACTACAGTTTTTGGTGAAATTACACTATTTTGAAGCAGCTGTATATCATTGGGACATCAAAATAATGACATCACTGCCAGCTAGTTCAACAAATACCCTTTGACCCTTTGTCATATCCTTTGACTTGTGGCGTAACACCAGAGTGTGATTGCAGTATACACACGTCATACATTAGTATGAATTATTGGCAGTAAGCAGTGGAAagtatttctctgtattttttttttcattacaatgTTGTGGTACATTGATGATTGCATTACTGTACAGAAAATTGTAACAGTACAACTCTGCAAGTGATCAtctttctgctgctttgttATGAATGTGGCCAACACCAAGTCCTCAGAGAAAAATCTCAACCAGccaaatgggaaaaaaaaacaacaccaatCCATTCCAGAGACCTTCTCTGTGTTAAAGCATGCACGCTCTGACAGTCTCTATGTTATACTGGAGCAATAATGTAGCTGCAGAGTCAACTGTAGCGTTCACTGTGGCGAATATGTATGATTTAATAAACCATTTCATTTAAGAGTTAATATGAGCCTCACTGTGCCTGATTTAGGTGCATTTTTGATGCAATTATTTcctttaaatgtgtaaaaactggaaaaagatTGTATCCCGTTACTGTAAATTCTGTTTTCAAAACCtgttacaaaaatattaatcatataaaatatatttttctgggAAATCCATTTGACTGTTTATAGATCTTCTCTGACAGAACAGACGATTATCCCGCCTGAACAAGTAAACTGAAGTATAAAATGTTTCACTCAACTGTATAAACACATTAATATTTAAGCAGAGTTTTGAGTGGTGCTGGCTCGCAATTAACTGTTTGGGAGTTTCTTCTCCTTCCTGATCCACTCAGGCTGCAACATGTGGACGGCCAACATTTTTCATCTCTGTACACGACTGCCTGGCTTGTGTTTGGAATTCAAAAAAAGGGCCCTAAAAGACGCAGCAGCCTGGGAGGATCAGCAGCCAGaaactcttttaaaaacaaattattgttcctcaaaaacaacataatgcTGTTTGGTTGCCATTTCTGGGCTTAATGTTAAGAATAAAGGCGCCACAGACAAATGCTCTCTATCTTGGGGTTAAATTACTGTTTCTGTGGAGTGAAAAATGACTGTACTCAGCTACATAATGTATAATTCACTACAGGCTACAAGCTACTACAGCATTAACCTTAAAAGGGGAAATCTCTTAAAAGGAAAGTTTCACAtttgtctgtcttaaaacaatactcataTACCTATATGTACATTTAGAGAGTCATCTGTCACTGTACTCTgctggttcccaacctggagAAACacaaaagtcatttttctcTTATCTTTGTTCTTGTGAAATCCTGGATAGTCTTGCCCCTTCAGCCCTTTTAAggttattcaaatgaaacaaccTGGAGAGATTTGACTGCTCACAGCTCGCTTATGTAGTCTGTGATGAGGTTTCCCAAGTAAACATTACTTATTTTTAATCGGGGTTatcaagccaaaaaggttggaaaccactacTGTAATCATTTTCCCTCTCTACACTGGCTGTGCAGAGATCTGTTAGTTAAGTAACTCCAGCATAAGAGATGGAGGAGCAAAACCCACATTCttatgtgcaaaaatgcagCCAGCAAAACGGATGTGAGACAAGTCAAGTGGGAATGATCCAAGTTAGttgttttttgtataaaaactATGTCTTGGATGGAAACACAGTCAGGATTTCAAAGACAAAGGACTATAACATTAGAAGATACCCACTTGATTGGATCAACCCAGAATAccaaagcctcatattagctttggCTGAACTttataacacatttttgcacaactCTCATGACTTACATTGGACTTGCAATCAGAGGGGATCTCCTCATGtccagtatggacaggaggaatgattatattGACTAATAATCCTTTTAACATACATAGAAGTATGTGAGTATTATATTAAGATACACTATCCTTAAAGAATAGACACAAAGCCTTTCCTATGGACTGTTGTCTACAGTCACCATCAACATGTTGAGAGCACAACAGCAGGGGTGGATGAGAAAACGGGGTCACATGACCACTGTTCCACAACTTTACGTTAGTTTTGGGACACCAGAAAAGCAaggcaggaagagagaaaaagcacaaaatgttaacattttatttacaaagttgttttcttgtcatacagaaagtaaaaatgtaGCTACAACCTTGATTTGTGCAACAGGCAgccacacaaaaaaatcatggcTCGCTGGTTGCACAGCTGCTATAGCAATAATTTTATtgggaaaaaataagaaaaaaaaaaaaaaaaaaaaaaaaaaataaagacaaaaaatgagaaataataaacccaacaacaaaaaataattcattcaacaaaatattaaaagcaCAGACCCAAAACTAGATACCAGTCCCAAAGTCCTCACACAGGAATACATAAAGAGGGGTCGACAGTGAAATTGTGGAATGCTGAGTGGTGGGCTGCCTGAGAACCTCGGGGCCGTGGGTCGGGTGAGGTGGAGGGTGTTGGGTGGCTCTCAGTTCCATGGGGGGCAgggggagaagaaaaaaaaaaataataagggGGCGCAGCTCCACTCGGCCCACCCATCCGGTACAGTCTTGCCCCGTAAAAGAGCTCAGAGCTGGGGGGGTAGACGTGGATTACAACGGCGGTGCGAGTTGTAGGAGGGCGGACGTTCGGgtttgtgggggggggggggggggggaggaagggTAACTCGGTAGGCTCTCGTTTTCAGTTTTGCTCTTAATCGTCGTCTtcatcgtcgtcgtcgtcgtcttCATCCTCTGGGTCTCGCTTTCTCTTCTCGCCTTTGCCGGCTTCTGCTTCTGGGAGCAAAGAGGGAAACGGTGTCAAGACCACAAAGCTTTCATCTTAACACACGACAGTTAATTGAAAGGAAAGATTACATCTGCGAGCTTTGATACGAACAACCAgactaattaaaaacataacagatgCATATTTTCtacataaaacatacacatacattcttttttcccccccgtGTGTTCTTCATGTGACAGAAATGCTGGAGTTTGTGTTACATATCTTAGAAATACATTAAGCTTCTTGACATATTTAGTGTGTTTATCCTCATAAACAACTGCAGACTTTCAGCATCACTCATGAAGTCTTCTGGTGCGATCGTAGAGAGTGTGAACGAATGGTCACTACCGAGTTATAACGTTATTACATGTTGAAAATGATGTTTTACATTACATTGAATGCATTTGGCGAGCACTTTTTATCCAGTACATTCAAACTCAACAGGAACAAGACTTagatgtagggctgcaactaacgattattttcctcaatgattaatctgccgattattgCTTCGATTAATCTTTTGGTccgtaaaatgtcagaaaataagtgaaaaacgCTGCGTTATAATTTGTAAGATCccatggtgatgtcttcaattgtcttgttttgtctgataaacAGCACAAAAGTTGACTATCacgtatgacacagaaaagcttcaaatcctcacatttgagaagctgcaaccagcaaatgttttcgCTGCATTTTTGCTTAACAAACGGACTAATTTGACACTAGGTAGATGGCATCAAAAACCTGAAGAGTAACCCTCTAAAATAAACGGCTCAAAGCGTTTTCAGAGAGCTGCAGTgcctaaaacatgttttaattgtaaatgatttagtttaatgtttttctgaGTAATATAAATGAGTCAGTAATGGGTGATCATTATAGCAGCAACTTGATTACGCCCTTTACTTCAAACCTTTTTCGTTACTCCCCAGTGTAGAGCTTCCTCAGTTACCACAACCACCAAGAGATAAAAGATTATTAACCCAGATATCAAATTTATTTCTATTGGTTATTATTGAGTGAACCGTGGCACCCATATATGCATATAAACTCCACATTCTACTCAAAATACAATAGAAGAAGAATTCTAGTGCGCAAATAAcacttaaaaactaaaaacgGCACTCAACTTTTCTTCTTATTGATACTGCTTTGCTCACAAAAACAGGACGATTgaagttttaaatacattcaaCTACTGACTTTTGCCAATTAACCGCATGTTAACGGCACCATAAACAAAGAGTCAATATGGAGCTCTGTGCTGTGTAgaaatgtttagcatttttaatTTGGATAATTAagagtagacacacacatacacacacacacacaaagggggAAACGATGGAAAAATAAGGCTGTATTCATACGACACACTTGAATCTTAAGGAGGCTTTTTGTGAGTTAGTATATTATATGTGCTGTCACTTTATCGGCTGATTCTTATCCCAGTCTGTAGCGGTCATTGCAACATCTGTACTTCACACGCCTGAAGCACAAGGCTTTGCCCCCTCCCCTCACCTCCGAATAAATCAACTCTCCGCCACGTTTAGAGAGTTTGGAGTTGTAGCGTGGAAAGAGACTGAGGGCACGCCGCGCAACCAGGTGCAAagtgatttattgttttaaaatatgtgttttgtggGTGCTCTGGGTTAGAGAGCATTAATAATATTAAGGGAGCATGTTACATACcgtcttcatcttcatcctcatcttcatcttcttcatccACTTCCCCATCCTGACCAAAGTCTTCCTCCTTGGTGAACAAAGTGATACAAGTTGAAAGGAATCAGAAACAGTAGATTGTGACTCCTCGCGAGAGCGACTTCAGACGagcttcttttgtttttacctCATCTTCTCCGCTGACCTCCTCATCGTCCTCTTCTCCTTCtacctcctcttcatcttcctcctcgtcctcttcctcgtcaaagtcttcctcctctccatcctcatcctcctcttcctctccctctgcaACACCAAAAGGGGAAACTCGCTGAAACCAAAGTGTCACAACTATACACCACATATTCAAACCAACTTACACGACATGGTTTGACTGTATTCTTGTATTATTTAACAGTGTCCTGTTTCACCATCTCTTAAGATATCGGAAGCAGCTTCTTACCTTCATCGTCTTCATCGTCTACACCGTCTCCGTCCGCCTCTCCGTCAGAGTCAGAGGCTTCCCTGTCCTCCAGGTCATAACCGTCCAGGTAGGTGAGCTGGGGCAGCAGTTtgaacacactctctctgtaGTCGTTGAGGTTTGTCACTTCACAGTTGAACAGGTCCAAACTCTTCAGGTTGTCCAgctttttctgttgatgaaaTGCAGCGAGGAGCAGTGATGAGAAACTGTTGCTGAACTGTACTGTGACACAACTAAGACGCGTCACCCAGTAGATATTTAGCCATAACATTGAACATGTAATTTATTCGTTGgatgagacaaaaagagactTTTGCATCTGGTTGTTTTTATCCATGAATAGTTTCTCATTCCTCcaaattaacaaaataacattatacATCGTAATTTTATCCATCACTAACTGTTGAACAACCACAATCAACTAGATAAATACCATTTTCAATTCATTCCTGTGTTTCCTGTAGATTATATTTTTGTTCttataatcatttaaaataattgtttattaaatatgtttaaaggaTCTCTCTGGCACTCTTTCCACTGTTAGTTCCGGTAATGACGTAGTGTAAAAACAGCTTCTTTATAtcctaaatatacagtataggaAGCAgtgctaaaattaaaaatgtatgctGTGAGTTGAGTAAGACAGCTGATGAGCTGCAATTGCATTTACATGAACACAGCTCTGGGCACCACGCtttgtccaaatatttaaaatctttGGTTTGATTATAATAAATTTTGCACTaatatgaaacaaacaaacaaaaaaaaaagcacaatgtCTGCACCAGCTTGTAGGCATAAAGATGGATATATATGGCGAGTGCTTCCTTCAGAAACATACCAATGGTTCCAACGTGCTGATGTCTTTCAATTTGTTGCCACTCAGGTTTAGATGTGTGAGGTTGGGTAGTTTCTCTGCTAAAACATCGAGGCCGCCGCTGATTCTGTTGTCGCTCAACTCCAGCTGAAAACACAAGAGGCAGGGAGGTATGACTTAGACCGGACACAACTCAGCTTTTTCATGGAGATATAAAGAAAAGGTGAAACGACATGTTACCTTTTTGAGTTTTCCTAGTTTGGGCAGGTTGGAGACTGACATTAAGCCAACATTTATCAAACTGAGAAACTCCAGGTTGACAAACTCAGCTGTGAGGCCTTCGATTTTTCCTTCAACCGATCGACAATTGTCAAGGACAAGTTCTCGTACctggaaaacagaaaattataataaaatgtaaaaatgaatctCCATTGTTTGTGCATCTCTTGAAAAAAGTACTTAATATATACACTGTGTACAGTTAAATGTAgtctaaaacaaacaaaactcataatattgcaaaattattttattcatctgCCTTTTCTGaattaaaatctcattttgtaAACAAAATCAGTGAGAAAACAACCTGCCAAACATAACAAACAATGTTTAATACAGGATGTTATTATCCACCATTATTGCTCTTTACTGtgtggaaaaataattaaaaagacattttgtactttttgttataaaatattagaaaaacaAGTCCGAAAGGCGGAGTTAGTTTGAGTCAATTAAAGCTAACACTGGTTGCGCAATTCAGCGTTGGACAAAAacgttgcaaaaaaaaaaaaaaaaaaaaaaaaagttgttgtcAAACGTCAAAGATCACGATTTCTCAAGTAAAAAACACCGAAATGGATACTCCGTCTCCATCTAAACACACTTTGTATCATAATGTGTCTAATTTCATCGGGCACGACAGTTTAATGTATTGATTTCTTTGAAACGAGGAAGAGCAAAGCAGTAGCTTCCCCATGGCCTGCTGATGCAGTCACTAATGACAAATGCAATGATTTTTGTGAGCTAGCTCGCTACAGGCTAGCCATTGCCCCTTTTAAACGCTGCCGTGCAGCAGAGGAGTCTGTCTGCCCGCCATTAGCCAACCCAACAGCAACGGACAGGATGGCGAATACACCCTTAGTaaagattttctctttttctactcGTTAAACCAGCTTTCATTGGGGGAAGTGGAATATTCCTCGTCGTCGAGCGAACGACCGATATTGCCAAGTTTGTTACAGGGCACAACGTCGTTTTCAGGTCGAAGTGGCGAAGGAAATATATTGAGAACGGAAatttagtaaaaaaacaaagatggagaCAGTTCCTCTCTCCCAGAGCTTCAAAGACGACAGAATGACAACATGGCGATTCCTGAGACACAGTATGCAGTTCTCTGAACATTTCAGTAGCGAAAATTGCTGTTGTACAAAAGAGTAATGATCGGGTACTTAAGTTACACATtacttaaattatttttcaactgatattttgttttatttcatgcatGAGCCGAGAGGAATACGCCGACCGGTGGAGTTTTTGGCTGCCCACGCATGAAGCGCGGTGCACCGGATCTCCGTGTCGTTCAAGCAGGCTGGCTCGGTTCATAAAGCCGCCGGCCGACAAATCGATCCGTTTACTTTGCAAAACAACATCAAGTTTAGTTTACTTTACGATTAGCGGAAGGTGTGGGGAggatgtgtgttttaattatacGTTTACAACTCGATGCATTTTGTTGTCTTTGACCAGCGTAGCGAAGGAGGTAATATGGCGGGAACAAAAACACTAAGTTTTTGGGTGGCTGCTATGTGAATGAATCATCTGCTCACCAGacttcatgtttaaaaaagaaaaaaaagaaaagtatgcAATATTTACACGAGTATGAATGCAAGGATATGAAAGGGCAATGCAGCTGCTGTGCAAGTGTATACGCTGTTTTAGGGAATTAACTGCTGCACACTccccctccttttttcttttaaacttttaagcTTTTAAACAAAAACGATTGCAGGAATAAGTTACAGACATTTGCGACAGTTTGTGTGGAAATATGAACTAGCTAAGGTTGGAGTAACAGGCTCCACGTTAAGTGGTCAAGGTATGGATGACTCGTGAACCaagtgactgtttttttttttgttgtcgaTGCTGAATCTTGGCCGTTCATGTTAACGTTACTGTGAAGAGATTTTAAGACTCGTGATCGGCGACGGCCCGTTCAAACGTcacaaaaactacattttaagCACCAACGCTTTGGAGTTGTAAAGTGCTTTTGTAAtaatgagggggaaaaaagcgCCCCGTTTTTAGCAGTTATGCTAGCAGCAAACATGGCTTCCAAGGTCTGTATAAAATACACCGCTCTGTGAATGGCAAACGCGGCGCAGGAAGCACATTTCCTAATATATCAGCGTGAAAAGAAGTTTACTAATTGTTCCCCGACGTTGGAGTCGAGCTGAATCGTGTGTGCACCGCTGACCACGGAGGCTGCGAAACGGTTAAAGCACTGCAATAATGCCAGCAAGCTGAGGAATCGCCGTTTCAAAGTAACGACTGAATATAGCTTTTCTCGTCTCGTTGCCCCCCTATACGCCCAATCCACAACAGTATCGAGGATGAAGCTTGTTATGCGAGTGTTTTCCGCCCTACTATTATAAACGAGAAACATCATCTAAAGCCCATGTGGTCACCATTACGTTAGCCACACAGGTCACTCGCAAAGCAGAAAAAGTAGCAAGCTAGCTAGCGAGGCTAGCCAGAAAACTAAGGgttggttttttaaaaaaagcacgACTCACATCAGACGGTGTCCTGTTTCTTAGCTCCAAGTGGATCCTCTTTTTCATGTCCATCTTGCCCTATGAAAGTTAAACTTTTCTCTCTTGGGTTTTGGTGGGATCTTCAGTCCAAAGGCAGAGATGCCCTAATGGAGGGAGAATATAGGACTGTATAATGAACTGAGCCAAACGCTAAGTTAGTCGGAGAGAGGAGAAACCATGGAGGGAAACGGGACTGAAACAAAATATATGCTCAACAGCGCCATCTGCGTCCAGAAACGCCCATCGCCTCTAAAATGGCATTGCAGTCACAAAACATGACGCTGCCTCCACACAGTGCTATGGTGCAATTTATTTCTGCAAAGGAAAGTATTGTGTTATGTTTATGAAGACAAGaagcttttcttcttttttttgtatttaaagtcagtttttttttttaaataaaataaagaaatgccGTGTATATACATGTGCACAGTCGACGCATAATAGCATTCAACCAATTTAGGCGTTAAAGTAGGTCATATGGTGAACTTTGTTTATCTGCTTAATAATGTTAAATAGCTTGAAAACATGCCcagatttttcatatttaacgTAAAATTGTTATTGTGTCGCTTTCAATGTGTAAGTAGGGCAAATATGTAACATAAAGACATCTTGTTTTGAACAGCTATTACTATTAAAACCTGTTGCAAGTGAAAGCAGAAATTACTctaaataatgttatttttttgtaaatgcatCATTTTAATTGCAGTCCAATCATTGctgtatttgttttccttttgacAGTTTTGATCAATAAACTGTGTAATTGATAAAACTGTGTTCTAGTCTTCTTCTATCCATGAAACCTCAGATTGTTTTTCAGCGTTTGCACACatggacagagaggaggggtgtGTTCAGTTAGCAGTAAAGAGAGCATTGTATATGCATATGGTGGGAAGGGTATTCCcaaccccacccccacccccccctttTTACTTCCTGAGACACCAGAGCCCTCAAGTAGAAGTCCACAGAGTATGTTGTTGAtctttgtaaataaaaatatgaaacagaaacatgttgaaAAGACATTCTGGGTGTttgtaaaaatatttgattcatttttaaggTTAGTCAGTGaaacctaaaaataaaaaagacaacataagACCCAAAATATTAGACAGTAAATCTGCTGTTTAAGGCACATTATCCAGTTGGCCATGTGCgatttatatgtacagtatatacagtaaaaaaaagtgtttttaaatcagTGTTTGGTAGTTTAGAAAGTGCACCAGAAGATGGCACTGTCATATCTACTTTGACATGCTTCAAAATTGAGTTTCATTGTGCAACAgtagggatgtgtgtgtgtatatgtgtggaCGACagctttttctgcttttgcagATAATAATCAGTCATTTTTGGAAAAGATGTAACTACATACTTGGAAGGAGTCCATTCATGTGTCTGGTGGGAGTTTTATCAGCTGAAGAGTTAACTGTATGCAGACAGGAACTCAACTCTTGATACTGGAGGTGCTGGTGAgtgtttgaaaaatgtcaagTAGTTTTGAGAGTCTGTGTGAATCagctttttcctttaaatttaaCAGTGGAAATGTTCATCTCAGTGTCTGTTTATGCAAGATTAagtattttgaatttaaatttaagCCTGAACCAAATGAGTTAAGGTGCAGATTTTCTCCTGTAAGTTGTTTGCACACATGAAGTATTAACTACATGAAACTTGTAGTAAATACTTCCCCTGTAAAACTGCTACTAACAGTTTTTGAAAGTGTATACGCATTAAAAGAAACTCCTTTAATACAGAAGTGAGAGACTTTAACAAATGGACTCTCAACATTTCTAGTATAGAGCTGGAGGCAATTGGCAGTTGAGTGTTATTTACTCTGCTGGACAGTTTCTCTCTTTGAGtggctcaaacacacacacacacacacacacacacacacacacacacacacacacacacacacacacacatcagggcTCAATGTGCTGCGAGAAGATTGAGAACACACCCCAACCGAGCAGCCCCTCCATCTGTGAGATAAGAGGGGTATGCCCCTACTCTAGTCAAAGACAGGATTTCTCTCTTGGGCTCAGGCTATCTAATGGTTTTTGCAACATAATTTTTGCTGTAGTACTGcagaaaaagatgcatttttttagacaatgaataaaaactgtgtTTATCACATATAACAATGTATATGTAGGCCTTTAAAATGTAGCTGTCCATCATTTAGACCATACTGAGACTTAAATTAAACACCCTCTAATATATTATTCAGTAAATTTAGACTACTTTTCCTGTTGCAAAGCTTTAATATCAGCTGCTGTCttgcacaaacatgcatgcaaaaCAGAAAACCCCCTCTTGGTTTCCAGTTTGTTTACTAGTTTAGTTTCAGTTAGCGTTTCACAAACAAGCCTTTTGCCTTATAAGCAGCAGTTTAGAAAGCATAGAAAGGTTTATATGTATTTCCCCTATTTCTACATTCTGTACATATTTTATCCCTATCTCACACTGCCCGCACACAACTTTccgcagactttttttttttttgctgtcagTGCTGTGCCAACTCCTCCAGCTTTACAAATATGATAAGACTAACACTGTAAGAACTCTCCCAGCACTTTGGTAATGGTTAACCAGATAATTCATTTAGGGGTGGGAATAGAAAACAGTCAGAAGTtattttgtctccttttttttttttttttttggtgcttgCCCGCCTTCGATGAGTTGAATTCATTCATACCAGGACTTAGAATGGAGGAGACGTTGCAACAAGGGAAACCAGAGTCAgaatataaaaatcaaaatgaagaAGAAGGTAACATCTAAAATTCTTCTTTAATTCCACACCAGAAATTTAAATGAGCCAGTTATTTATTTGCATGCTGTGTGGTGTCTTTTGATCAACTGAGAAATCTTCTCATCAGCCTCTAAGCTGTTTCACTATAAACGACAGACAAGTTTATCTCATTTGTGTTATGTGTTATATTGTGCTGAACAGGATGTGGTTTCTCCtggtttctgtgttttgtaGGTGGTATCCGTCGCCGGTTACGGGACAGGGACCTACTCAGGAAGAGAAAGGCTGAAGCAGAAGAGAAGGAGACTAACCAGTGGGTTTTTGGGTAAATTTATGGAAAAGCACAGTCAATGTCAGTGCACTGACCT
The DNA window shown above is from Thunnus maccoyii chromosome 2, fThuMac1.1, whole genome shotgun sequence and carries:
- the anp32b gene encoding acidic leucine-rich nuclear phosphoprotein 32 family member B isoform X2 translates to MDMKKRIHLELRNRTPSDVRELVLDNCRSVEGKIEGLTAEFVNLEFLSLINVGLMSVSNLPKLGKLKKLELSDNRISGGLDVLAEKLPNLTHLNLSGNKLKDISTLEPLKKLDNLKSLDLFNCEVTNLNDYRESVFKLLPQLTYLDGYDLEDREASDSDGEADGDGVDDEDDEEGEEEEDEDGEEEDFDEEEDEEEDEEEVEGEEDDEEVSGEDEEEDFGQDGEVDEEDEDEDEDEDAEAGKGEKRKRDPEDEDDDDDDEDDD
- the anp32b gene encoding acidic leucine-rich nuclear phosphoprotein 32 family member B isoform X3; the encoded protein is MDMKKRIHLELRNRTPSDVRELVLDNCRSVEGKIEGLTAEFVNLEFLSLINVGLMSVSNLPKLGKLKKLELSDNRISGGLDVLAEKLPNLTHLNLSGNKLKDISTLEPLKKLDNLKSLDLFNCEVTNLNDYRESVFKLLPQLTYLDGYDLEDREASDSDGEADGDGVDDEDDEEGEEEEDEDGEEEDFDEEEDEEEDEEEVEGEEDDEEVSGEDEEEDFGQDGEVDEEDEDEDEDEDEAGKGEKRKRDPEDEDDDDDDEDDD
- the anp32b gene encoding acidic leucine-rich nuclear phosphoprotein 32 family member B isoform X1, yielding MDMKKRIHLELRNRTPSDVRELVLDNCRSVEGKIEGLTAEFVNLEFLSLINVGLMSVSNLPKLGKLKKLELSDNRISGGLDVLAEKLPNLTHLNLSGNKLKDISTLEPLKKLDNLKSLDLFNCEVTNLNDYRESVFKLLPQLTYLDGYDLEDREASDSDGEADGDGVDDEDDEEGEEEEDEDGEEEDFDEEEDEEEDEEEVEGEEDDEEVSGEDEEEDFGQDGEVDEEDEDEDEDEDEAEAGKGEKRKRDPEDEDDDDDDEDDD